In the genome of Massilia sp. W12, the window CAATTGCTTGATGGTCGTTGGGCAGCTCCTGGTGATATTATCGTTTATGAAAGAATTGGAGCGCCAAATGAGTCAGGTCACATTGACATTCGAACATATGATGGATATCTCAGTGATTTCTTTCAAACATATTTGCCTGTGAAGAGATTTAAGGTTACAGGAATATATCGAAAATATCATGATCCTTTACCAGAAAAGCGAATGCGCGCTTTTTTGAAGGTGATTGCATCCAGAGAAGCCGAAACACTCTTTAAAGCAAGTGGGTATGAAAGTACATTTTATGCCTTACCCATACTTAAAGGCCACAAAGGCCCTCCTCCAAAGTTTGAAAGCTTTGCCACACATCCATTTAAAGAAAATCCCACAACGCGTACTCCTTCGGGAGCATATGGAATTACTCTGAAAACATGGAAGAATTATCTCACTTTCTTAGATCTTGATGAAAATCAGGAAAAATTTACACCATCTGTCCAAGATCGTATTGCAATTACAATTATGGAGCAAGTACAAAATGCATTAGCGCTTGTAAGGATTGGAAAAATTGAACAAGCCGCTAATATCCTTGCGATGAAGCAACAATGGTCATGCCTTCCGGGTGGAGCCGAAACACGTGGTTTTGGCGTTAAAGAAATGATGCAGTCTTACGAACAGTTTTTTGGAGAGATGAAATGAAGAAAATTATTTTATTGCTGCTCATGTTTCATTTTTCGGCCTATGGGCAAACAAAGTCTTTATGTAATTCTAAAGAAAAAAAAGGTCAAGCCATTTTACTTGATCAAACCCGTAAGAGGATTTTACCAGAGTTTACTCTTGGGAAAATAGATGCGACTGGGCTTGACCAAGACTACGTGTATAGCACCAACAAATTCTACCTATTAGTAAAACCATCTCATTATGAATTCTATCCAGATTGTAATCTCGGCATTTGTATGGAAGCAACACGCATAAATAATCCATGCCCAGAGGTGGCTGAGTATGAGGTGAAGGTAGGAATTAATCCTGCTAAATTCAAGACTGGGGCTTTCCTGCAAGAAATCACGATGAATTTCGAGAATTCAAAATCCGATTCACCGGCGAGGCCAAACATACAGTATTCATTTAAACCTAGAATTGAAGGCAGTTTTTTGCGGGATAAGTCAAAATGAAGAAAATATTTACATTTCTCATTTTTTTGCACTCCGAACACAATTTTCATCAATGGTTGACTTTAATTTGAATTATTCCAGGCCGTATAAATATACAATGGCTGATTTTATACAGCGATATGATCAGTTCATGACGGAATTAAAATATTAAGCTTGGAGAAAAAATGAAAAAAACCCTTTTTCTATCACTATTTTTTGGAGCATCTGCTTATGCAGGAAATGCCCCAACATTAGAAGAAGTACGTAAAACCATAATAGGTTTATATCAGATAACTGTATATGAACACGAGTGTAGCACGCTACGTTCAGGAATAAATCCTGAAGCAGCCCGCAAGAAAATTGCTCGCGCCAGCTATGAAGACTTTCCTATTGTAGCACAAGATATGTATGAGTGGCGCGTTAAGGATGACACTTACTGGAAGGCTTTCCCCCCGTGTCAAAATAGTTGTCGCCTCCAGTGATTTGGAGTTCTAATCCATCCCGGGGGCGATGGAACAGACGATAATGAAATACACACAAGAGAAGAAAGAACATGTGCTCAAGCTGATGAGCGCACCACAAAACAAGTCTGTGGCCGAGGTCGCTGAGATAAGCGGCGTGCCAGAGGCTACGCTTTACCTGTGGCGGAAGCAGGCCCGTGAAGCCGGTCGTGTTGTGCCTGGCGACGGACAAAACCCCGAGCAATGGCGTGCTGCGGACAAATTTGCTGCAGTACTGGAAGCGGCGCCGCTGAACGAAGCAGAGCTGGCTGAGTATTGCCGCCGTAAAGGCTTGCTGGTAGCGCAACTGGAGCGCTGGCGCACAGAAATGCACGCTGCGCTTAGCAGCCAGAGCAGTCAAGCCGATGCTGCAGCCCGGGCCAAAGACAAAAAGCGCATCAAGGAGCTGGAAAAGGATTTGCGGCGTAAAGAAAAAGCGCTGGCGGAAACAGCGGCCTTGCTGGTTCTGTCCCGAAAGTACGAGGCGCTGGGGATCGACGGCGAGGACGCATGACTGCGTTGCCCCAGCGCCTTGAAATGATCGCCGATATTCTGCAGGCCCGGAAGGCTGGTGCGCGTTTAGCATTGGCATGCGCCGAACTCGGTCTAAGCGTGCGCACCTTGGAACGTTGGCGTTGTGACGGTGAAATTCGTCCTGACGGCCGACCGGAGGCAGAGCGGCCAGCGCCTGCGCACAAACTGTCTGATGAAGAACGTCAGCGCATCCTGCAACTGTGTCATGAACCGCGCTTTGCCGATTTGCCGCCAGCGCAGATCGTGCCGCGGCTGGCCGACGAGGGAGCGTATGTGGCATCGGAATCGTCGTTCTATCGTGTGCTGAGAAGCGCCGACCAGCAGCATCACCGGGGTCGCAGCAAGGCTCCTGTGGCCAGCGAGCCGGTGCGCCATGTCGCCCATGGCCCCAACCAGGTCTGGAGCTGGGACGTGACGTACCTGCCCAGCCGGGTGCGCGGCCAGTATTTTTATCTGTATGCCGTGCTCGATATTTACAGCCGCAAACTGGTCGCATGGGAAGTCCACGAGCGGGAAAATGGTGAGGAAGCTGCTTTACTGATTGAGCGCGCCTGCTGGCGTGAACAGCGCCGCTGCACGCCATTGGTGCTGCATGCCGATAACGGTGCTGCGCAAACTTCGCACACGCTCAAGAGCAAGTTGGAAATGCTGGGCATCGGCTCCTCGCATAGCCGGCCTGGCGTCTCCGATGACAATGCCCATATCGAAGCGTGGTTCCGCACCTGTAAATATGCGCCCAGCTATCCAGCCAAAGGCTTTGAGAGCATCGCGCAGGCTCGGGATTGGACACTGCAATTTGTGACTTGGTACAACTGCACCCATTTGCACAGCGCCTTGGCCTATGTGACGCCGGAGCAGCGCCATACGGGCGCCGCCAATGCGATCCTGGAGCGCCGACGCGACGTTTATGCCGAAGCCCGGCAACGCCATCCGCTGCGCTGGAAGCGTCATACACGGCCCTGGCTGGCGCCCAATGAGGTCTGGCTTAATCCGCCATCAAAGCTGGACCAGCGCATGGTTGCTTAATCGATTTTTTGCGACAACTACCTTGACACGCTCCGCTTTATTTTCACGCTACTATGCACCCGATGTGGCAATGCAGTATGCGCGGCAGTGCAGTAAAAATTTTCCTGCAAACAGCAAACCGCAGTTGCCGGATGTTCGTTTTCCTGATCATTACGATGAAAATGCCAGCTTTCTCATCAAAGATATTTCTTTTGAAAATATTAAAGAGAGTAAGAGTGGGGTAAATCTAGCAGTCAAGGTATATTTAGTCGGCCCTGAACAATTCAAATTAAGGTCAACAAATGCAATCTGCGGTCAGACAAGGTTTTCCCTCAGGAAATCTGAAGCTGCAAAGAAACGCAAGGAAGGCCAAAAAAAGCCGGAGCTTTCGGAGGATCATGCGCAGATTGTGGCCGCAGCCGCATAACAAAGCATGAAAGGCATCACCATCAGCGCCTTTCAACCAATTTCTGCTCAATCTTCCGTCATTTTTCATATGTCCAATCACCGGTTCAATTGCGCTTCGCCGTCGGATATCCCGCCGAAGTCGCGCTGTGATGTTGCGCTTTAAACGTCGATGGAAGACTTTAACGCCGCTTGGCGCTGTGCCGCCGCGATAGCCCAAATCTGTAAATGCCTCTTTTGGAAGGGTATCTGTCAGGATGGCCGCTTGTTCCAATGCTTCGTATAAAGTATGGCCATCGTATGGGTTGCCGGGCATACTGCGCATCCCCACCACCAAGCCTTCTTTGTGTGTCACCGTAATCGAAACCTTCACACCGAATTCATATGGCTGCCGGGCCTTTCCTTTGGAGATGCATTCAACTTCCGGCGCATGCAGGCTATAAAGTTTATTCTTGTCATTTTTTTGTTGCGTCAGCAGGCGCTTCGCTTTGGCCAGCAAGTCGCTGGCTTTCTGCTTCACGCTCTCAGACTTGTTGGCGAGCTTGCGCTCCACATCCCGATAAACGCGCCCCACCAGCGTCTTGAGCTTCTTTAAACTGCCGCGCATGCGTTTGAACTGCTTGGCGTGAGCATAACGCGCTACTTGCCCGGCTAATTTTGGCGCCTCACGGTTATAGTTTTGCCGCAAATCCAACTTTTCCTCAATGGCAAATTTGACCAGATGCTGCCTGGCGCGCTCCAGCAATTTTGCGTCGGTTGGCCACGTAATCGCTTTTTCTTGCACTGTGCTATCAACGATCACCTTCTCAAAGCTTTTTTGTTCCACCACCTTGGCTTTTTCTGCTGCTTTGATTGTCTGCGTCAGCATCCATTCCAGACCTTTTTCTCCAATCCGTTTGCGCCAACGCGTCAGCGAACTGGGGTCAATTGGCGGGTGATGTTGAAACCAAATTTCCCCGCAAAACAATTGCCAATATGGATTCTCAACCCATCCCCACACAACATCTTCGTCAGATAACGCAAATGTGTGTTGCAGATACAAAAGGCCTGCGATCAGGCGCGTAGAAGTTGCTGGTCTGCCTCGCGATGACGGGAAATGCGTCGTCCATTCCCTCTCGAACACGCTCCAATCCATCAAATCGGCCAACTTCACCAATGGATGTTTGGGGTTGACCAACTCATCAAGCCTTTGTCGGAACATATCCGCGCTTACTGTCCCCGTCGGTTTCGGCCCCATTTGCCCCTCCGCTTTTTGCCGGAAATGAATTCTATTTTAATCATTTCTTGCAATTCTGCGGTCTCCATTCCTCAATTTTTTTCAATAAAATCAGGAGGTTGGGAATTGTTCAGGGGAGACTATTTAAGCAATGCAAAAAAATTTACCCTAGACTGGGAATTGCGTAAGTATAATGATGGATGGAAGGTATTTAATATCATTGAGACGAAGCCTGCGGCAAGTCGGAATGAATTGTATATTTCACGTTCGCTGCAAGAGGAAATGGGAAATTTCAGGAAGAAATAGATGTTCTACGAGCGCACGTGTGATGATTCAAGTCTCTAAGAGACTGTTTGAAAAATCAAAAGTGAGCCAAATTCCGATAATTTTCTTCCAGGAGTTTGGTGTGCCGCGAGAGGGAAAGCACGAAAATAATGCTAAATAACCTTCAAGATGCATATTTCATTTTCATCCCCCCCAATCTCATGCCTAAAATGTTTCCCGGGAGTTATTAAACAGTCTCTGACAATATAGGTGATTTTGGGGCATCATTTTTCATCAATGGCAATTGATGCCTAAAATCTATTGAGTTTACAAAGTCTCCCCTGAACAATTCCCAACCTCCTGATTTTATTGAAAAAAATTGAGGAATGGAGACCGCAGAATTGCAAGAAATGATTAAAATAGAATTCATTTCCGGCAAAAAGCGGAGGGGCAAATGGGGCCGAAACCGACGGGGACAGTAAGCGCGGATATGTTCCGACAAAGGCTTGATGAGTTGGTCAACCCCAAACATCCATTGGCGAAGTTGCCGATTTGATGGAGTGGAGCGTGTTCGAGAGGGAATGGGCGACGCATTTCCCGTCATCGCGAGGCAGACCAGCAACCTCTACGCGCCTGATCGCAGGCCTTTTGTATCTGCAACACACATTTGCGTTATCTGACGAAGATGTTGTGTGGGGATGGGTTGAGAATCCATATTGGCAATTGTTTTGCGGGGAAATTTGGTTTCAACATCACCCGCCAATAGACCCCAGTTCGCTGACGCGTTGGCGCAAACGGATTGGAGAAAAAGGTCTGGAATGGATGCTGACGCAGACAATCAAAGCAGCAGAAAAAGCCAAGGTGGTGGAACAAAAAAGCTTTGAGAAGGTGATCGTTGATAGCACAGTGCAAGAAAAAGCGATTACGTGGCCAACCGACGCAAAATTGCTG includes:
- a CDS encoding IS5 family transposase; this encodes MGPKPTGTVSADMFRQRLDELVNPKHPLVKLADLMDWSVFEREWTTHFPSSRGRPATSTRLIAGLLYLQHTFALSDEDVVWGWVENPYWQLFCGEIWFQHHPPIDPSSLTRWRKRIGEKGLEWMLTQTIKAAEKAKVVEQKSFEKVIVDSTVQEKAITWPTDAKLLERARQHLVKFAIEEKLDLRQNYNREAPKLAGQVARYAHAKQFKRMRGSLKKLKTLVGRVYRDVERKLANKSESVKQKASDLLAKAKRLLTQQKNDKNKLYSLHAPEVECISKGKARQPYEFGVKVSITVTHKEGLVVGMRSMPGNPYDGHTLYEALEQAAILTDTLPKEAFTDLGYRGGTAPSGVKVFHRRLKRNITARLRRDIRRRSAIEPVIGHMKNDGRLSRNWLKGADGDAFHALLCGCGHNLRMILRKLRLFLAFLAFLCSFRFPEGKPCLTADCIC